A window from Leptolyngbyaceae cyanobacterium encodes these proteins:
- a CDS encoding DUF29 domain-containing protein gives MNQGSIATPKSLYDRDFYLWIQATAQQLKEGKFNEIDIPNLIEEIESMGRSEKRELKSRLVVLLMHLLKWQYQPEKRSESWRSTISEQRICIEGLLEDSPSLQPLISELFDDCYQKARLKASEETGIKLNFFPKESPFTLEETLKSSLLD, from the coding sequence ATGAACCAAGGGTCGATCGCAACTCCAAAAAGTCTCTACGATCGCGATTTTTATCTGTGGATTCAAGCTACTGCTCAACAGTTAAAAGAAGGTAAATTTAATGAAATAGATATTCCTAATTTAATAGAAGAAATTGAAAGTATGGGCAGAAGTGAGAAGCGCGAGTTGAAAAGCCGTTTGGTTGTGCTTTTAATGCACTTGTTAAAGTGGCAATATCAGCCGGAAAAACGGAGTGAAAGTTGGCGTAGCACCATCAGCGAACAGCGTATTTGTATTGAAGGATTACTAGAAGATAGTCCCAGTTTGCAACCTCTTATTTCCGAATTGTTTGATGATTGTTATCAAAAAGCACGTTTGAAAGCATCGGAGGAAACAGGAATTAAGTTAAACTTTTTCCCTAAAGAGTCACCTTTTACTTTAGAAGAAACTTTGAAATCTAGTTTGTTGGATTAA
- a CDS encoding type II toxin-antitoxin system HicA family toxin: MPKNIPSLKPRQLIKILEKNGCIFYREGKGDHCLYVREFGEMQRVVPIDMGAGEMSPAYVLRIFRQFGFTDEEIVNLLG; encoded by the coding sequence ATGCCTAAAAATATACCTTCCCTTAAACCGAGGCAGTTAATCAAGATTTTGGAGAAAAATGGCTGCATATTCTATAGAGAGGGAAAAGGCGATCATTGTTTATATGTTCGTGAATTTGGCGAGATGCAGAGAGTTGTTCCTATTGATATGGGTGCGGGGGAGATGTCACCTGCTTATGTGTTGCGAATTTTTAGGCAATTTGGGTTTACCGATGAGGAGATCGTAAACCTTTTAGGGTGA
- the acnB gene encoding bifunctional aconitate hydratase 2/2-methylisocitrate dehydratase codes for MLSAYRQQIEERAKLGIPPLPLNAQQTSELCELLKNPPSGEEETLLDLLTNRVPPGVDAAAYVKAGFLTAVAKGEISCPLITPQSAVYLLGTMLGGYNVQSLVDLLKSHDSLIAGAAATALSKTLLVFDAFNDVLHLSDVNPYAKQVVDAWANAAWFIGRPKLPKEITVTVFKVPGETNTDDLSPAPHATTRPDIPLHATVMLESRMPGALQTIAQLKEKGHPVAYVGDVVGTGSSRKSAINSVLWHIGDDIPHVPNKRNGGYILGSAIAPIFFNTAEDSGALPIECDVTKMETGMVITIHPYKGEIVNEAGEIISNFTLKPDTILDEVRAGGRIPLLIGRTLTDKTRAALGLEASTVFTRPKQPEDTGKGYTLAQKMVGKACGLPGVRPGTSCEPIMTTVGSQDTTGPMTRDELKELACLGFSADLVMQSFCHTAAYPKPVDVKTHKELTDFIAQRGGVSLRPGDGIIHSWLNRMLLPDTVGTGGDSHTRFPLGISFPAGSGLVAFAAALGVMPLDMPESVLVRFKGELQPGVTLRDIVNAIPYVAIQKGLLTVEKKNKKNVFSGRIMEIEGLPDLKVEQAFELTDATAERSCAGCTIKLSVETVSEYIRSNIALLKNMVARGYQDARTIMRRVAKMEQWLANPVLMEADADAEYAEIIEIDLNEIKEPIVAAPNDPDNIKLLSEVANDPVQEVFVGSCMTNIGHYRATAKVLEGEGAVKTRLWICPPTRMDEQQLKEEGYYGIFGAAGARTEMPGCSLCMGNQARVADATTVFSTSTRNFNNRMGKDARVYLGSAELAAVCALLGRIPTVQEYLDIVAKKIHPLAGDLYRYLNFDRIAGFEDEGRVIALEDMPKIEDILGIPAGALN; via the coding sequence ATGTTGTCAGCTTACCGCCAACAAATTGAAGAACGGGCAAAATTGGGCATTCCGCCGCTACCTTTAAATGCACAGCAGACATCGGAATTGTGCGAACTGCTGAAAAATCCGCCATCGGGGGAAGAAGAGACATTGTTGGATTTGCTGACAAATCGCGTTCCTCCGGGAGTGGATGCTGCTGCTTACGTGAAAGCAGGATTTCTTACTGCTGTTGCTAAGGGCGAAATTTCTTGTCCCTTAATTACTCCCCAATCAGCAGTTTACCTGTTGGGTACGATGTTGGGTGGGTACAATGTGCAATCATTGGTAGATTTGCTCAAGTCTCACGATAGCTTAATTGCAGGGGCAGCAGCCACGGCTTTAAGTAAAACATTGTTGGTGTTTGATGCGTTCAACGATGTCTTGCATTTGTCCGATGTCAATCCCTACGCCAAGCAGGTGGTGGATGCTTGGGCGAATGCAGCTTGGTTTATTGGGCGTCCCAAATTGCCGAAAGAGATTACTGTAACGGTGTTCAAGGTTCCCGGCGAAACGAATACCGACGATCTATCGCCCGCACCTCATGCTACCACGCGCCCGGATATTCCGTTGCACGCGACTGTAATGTTGGAATCGCGGATGCCGGGAGCGTTGCAAACTATTGCACAATTGAAGGAAAAAGGGCATCCTGTCGCTTATGTGGGGGATGTTGTCGGGACTGGTTCTTCGCGCAAGTCGGCGATCAATTCGGTGTTGTGGCATATTGGGGATGATATTCCTCATGTTCCCAATAAGCGAAATGGGGGATATATTTTAGGAAGTGCGATCGCTCCTATCTTCTTCAATACTGCCGAAGATTCCGGTGCATTGCCGATCGAATGCGATGTCACCAAAATGGAAACCGGAATGGTAATTACCATTCATCCCTACAAAGGTGAAATTGTCAACGAAGCAGGCGAAATTATCTCCAATTTTACCCTCAAACCAGATACAATTCTCGACGAAGTAAGAGCAGGCGGACGCATTCCTCTATTAATTGGACGCACTCTCACCGATAAAACTCGCGCCGCATTAGGATTAGAAGCAAGTACCGTTTTCACCCGTCCAAAACAACCAGAAGATACTGGCAAAGGCTACACTTTAGCACAGAAAATGGTCGGCAAAGCTTGCGGATTACCAGGCGTTCGTCCCGGTACATCTTGCGAACCAATCATGACAACAGTTGGTTCCCAGGATACCACAGGCCCGATGACTAGAGATGAATTAAAAGAACTCGCTTGTTTGGGATTCAGTGCAGATTTAGTCATGCAAAGTTTCTGCCACACAGCAGCATATCCCAAACCAGTTGACGTGAAAACGCACAAAGAATTAACCGATTTCATTGCACAGCGCGGCGGCGTTTCATTGCGTCCCGGTGATGGCATTATTCACTCTTGGTTAAACCGAATGTTGTTACCAGATACGGTAGGAACAGGTGGCGATTCTCATACTCGTTTTCCATTAGGAATTTCCTTCCCCGCAGGTTCCGGTTTGGTAGCATTTGCAGCTGCTTTAGGCGTGATGCCTTTGGATATGCCGGAATCAGTTTTAGTGCGATTCAAAGGTGAATTGCAACCGGGTGTAACCCTGCGAGATATCGTCAATGCGATTCCTTATGTCGCAATTCAAAAAGGGTTGCTCACTGTGGAGAAGAAGAATAAGAAAAATGTCTTCTCCGGGCGGATTATGGAGATTGAAGGTTTGCCAGATTTGAAAGTCGAGCAAGCTTTTGAATTGACTGATGCTACAGCCGAACGTTCTTGTGCTGGTTGTACGATTAAACTGAGTGTAGAAACGGTTTCCGAGTATATCCGTTCTAACATTGCGCTATTAAAAAATATGGTAGCGCGTGGTTATCAAGATGCGCGTACTATCATGCGTCGCGTGGCGAAAATGGAGCAATGGTTGGCAAATCCAGTGTTAATGGAAGCTGACGCAGATGCGGAATATGCGGAAATAATCGAAATCGATTTGAACGAAATCAAAGAACCGATTGTTGCCGCACCAAATGACCCGGATAATATTAAATTATTGTCCGAAGTTGCTAACGATCCAGTGCAGGAAGTATTCGTTGGTTCTTGCATGACAAATATCGGTCATTATCGCGCTACTGCGAAAGTTTTGGAAGGCGAAGGTGCGGTGAAAACTCGGTTGTGGATTTGTCCACCAACTCGGATGGATGAACAGCAATTGAAAGAAGAAGGTTACTATGGCATTTTCGGTGCTGCTGGTGCGAGAACGGAAATGCCTGGTTGCAGTCTTTGTATGGGCAATCAAGCGCGAGTTGCTGATGCTACAACGGTGTTTTCAACTTCTACCCGAAATTTCAATAATCGCATGGGTAAAGATGCGCGAGTTTATCTAGGTTCGGCTGAATTAGCAGCAGTTTGTGCGCTGTTGGGAAGGATTCCGACGGTGCAGGAATATCTGGATATTGTGGCGAAGAAAATTCATCCTTTAGCTGGTGATTTGTATCGGTATTTGAATTTCGATCGAATTGCTGGTTTTGAGGATGAAGGAAGGGTGATTGCGTTGGAAGATATGCCTAAGATTGAAGATATTTTGGGTATTCCGGCGGGTGCGTTGAATTAG